The Amycolatopsis sp. DG1A-15b genome contains the following window.
CCTGACGTCGCTGGACTGGCTGCACCCGTTCCTGTTGACGCAGAACTGGTCGCTGGCCCCGGCGGAGGTCCTGCAGGACCCGATGGGCACGCAGATGCTGGGCGAAGGCGCGCTGCGCGCGGTCTGCTACATCGTGATCGGGCTTTCACTGGCGTACGCCCGCCTGTCGACCCGCGACGGCTGAGGTTCCTTCCGGACGGCGTCAACCGACCAGCGCGACGCCGTCCGGGTCGAGCTCCAGCTTCACCGCGTCCCCGGCCCGCAGGTCCGACGCCGCCGGCGCCACGGCGTCCACAGTGGAATCCGCGAGCTTCACCACCAGCCGCACGTGCTCCCGCCGGTGCACCGCGGCCACCACCTCACCGTCCACTCCGGACGTCGCCACCCGCAGCGCGTGCGGCCGCAACCCCAGCCGCACCGGGCCGTCGCCGACGTCCGGGAGCCCCAGCTCCCCCAGCTCCGTGTGCACGTTTCCGCCCGCGGCCACGGCATCGAGGAACGTCGTCACGCCGAGGAACCGCGCCACGTCGTCGTCCGCCGGATTCCGCCACACCCGCCGGACCGCACCCTCCTGGCGGACCTCCCCCGCGTCGAGCACCGCCACGCGGTCGGCCAGCGTGAAGGCCTCTTCCTGGTCGTGCGTCACCAGCAGCGCCGTGATCTTGCTGCGCCGCAACAGGTCCGCCAGGTCGATCGCCAGCTGCTCACGCAGTCCCGCGTCCAAACCGGACAGTGGCTCGTCGAGCAGCAGCAGCCGCGGCTCCGGCGCCAGCGCCCGGGCCAGCGCCACCCGCTGGGCCTGGCCGCCGGACAGCTCGGTCACCCGCCGTCGTTCGAAACCGGAGAGGCCCACCAGCTCCAGCAGCTCGGCGACCCGCGGGGCCCACGCCGACCGCGGTACCCCGTGCATCCGCAGGCCGAAGGCGATGTTCGCGGCGACGTCGCGGTGGGCGAACAGCTGGCCGTCCTGGAACACCAGGCCGAAGCCGCGCCGGTGCACCGGGACCGCGCCGAGGTCCTCGCCGTCCCAGCTCACCGAGCCGCGCGCCGACGGCTCGAGGCCGGTGATCGCGCGCAGCAGCGTCGACTTGCCCGAGCCCGACGGTCCGAGCAGCGCCAGCACCTCGCCGTCGGCGATGTCCAGCCGGGCGTCGCGCACCGCCGCGAACGATCCGTAGTGGACGGTCAGGTCCCGCACCGACAACGCCATCAGAACTCTCCCACCCCGCCGCGCCCGAGCCGGTCGATCAGGACGACCGCCAGCACCGTCACGAGCATCAGCAACGCGCACGCCGCGTACGCCATCTGGTTGTTCAGCTCCCCCGGGCGCGCCATCAGCGTCGCGACCGCGACCGGCAGCGTCGGCGCCGTGGGCCGGGCGAGGAAGCTCGTCGCGCCGAATTCGCCCAGGGCCACGACGAAGCCGAAGCCCGCCGCCGCGACCAGCGGCCGCAGCGTCAGCGGCAGGTCGATCTCCCGCCACACCCGCAGCGGGCTCGCCCCGAGCGTCGAGGCGGCCTGCCGCAGCCGGACGTCGACCGAGCGCAGCACCGGCAGCACCATCCGCACGATCAGCGGGATGATCACCAGCGCCTGGGCCAGCGGGACCAGGTAGGGCGACGTCCGCAGGTCGCCGGGCAGCGCGTCGAGCGTCACCAGGTAGCCGAACCCGACGGTCACCGCGGACACCCCGAGCGGCAGCATCAGGACGGCGTCCATCGTCTCGCCCAGGCCGCGCGCGGTTCGTGCCGGCGAGCGCCGCAGCGCCACCAGCACGACGGACGCGAGCACGCCGACGACCATCGCGAGCAGTGTCGCGTCGATGGCCACCTTCAGCGAGTTCAGCGCGGCGTCCCAGCCGGACACCTGGAGCGCGCCCTTCTCGCCGGTGCTCGTCAGTGCCCGGTACCCCGCGAGACTCCAGCCGTCCTCAGTGGACACCGATTCGGCGAGGAGCGCGACGATCGGCGTCACCAGCGACGCGAGCACGACTCCCGCGGCGCCGACGACCCACCACTCGCCGCCCCGCGGCGGTCGTGCGCCGCCGGAACCGATCCGGGCGCCTTCCTTGCGCCGCCGCGCCAGCCCGCCGAGGACCAGCGCGGCGACCACGGCCGCGAACTGGATCAGCGAAAGCGCGGCCGCGCCGGAGAGGTCCAGGAGGTCGACCGTCCGCAGGTAGATCTCGGTTTCCAGGGTCCGGTAGCGGGCTCCGCCGAGGATCAGGACGACCCCGAAGCTGGTGGCGCAGAACAGGAACACCACGGCCGCGGCGGACGCGATCGCGGGCGCCAGCGCGGGCAGCGTCACCGACCGGAAGGCCCGCCAGGGCGACGCGCCGAGCGCCCGGGCGGCGTCGGTCGTCCGCGAGTCGAGCCGCGCCCACAGCCCGGCGACGGTCCGCGCGACGACGGCGACGTTGAAGAAGGCGTTGGCCAGCACGATCGGCAGCACGCCGCCGTCCGGCCACAGCGCCCGGAACGCCAGCCCGACGACCACGGTCGGCAGCACGAACGGCACCAGCACCAGCGTCCGCGCCAAGCCGACGCCGGGCAGCCGCACCCGCGCCAGCAGGAACGCCACCGGCAGCCCGGCCAGCACGGCGACCACCGTCGACGCGGCCGCGCTCGCGACGGTGAACCCGGCCAGCTGCCAGGTCCGCGCGTCGCCGAGCACGACGTCGAGGCCGCCCGCGGCGAACCCGCGGCCGATGATCGCCAGCACCGGCCAGGCGAAGAACACCACCAGGAACCCGATCGGGGCCAGCCCGAGCAGCGCCAGCCCGAGCCCGCGGGCGGTCCGCGGCGGGGCTGTTGCGCGCCGGAGGCTCCGGGGCGGCGTCCCGGGTGTCACTGCACGAGCGTGCGCCATTCGCCGATCCACTTCTCGCGTCCGGCCTGCACCTGGTCCGCGGGCAGCGTCTGCGGCTTCTGCGGCAGCGGCGCGACCTGCGCCCAGCCGGCGGGCAGGTCGACGCCCTGGCGCGCCGGGTAGACGTACATGTTGGCCGCGACCGTGGCCTGGAACTGCTGCGAGAGCAGGAAGTCGACGACCTTGCGGGCGTTCTCGACCTGCTTGCCGTTCGCCAGCACGCCGGCGTACTCGACCTGCCGGTAGCAGGTGTCGAGCAGCGCCTTGGTGCGCGGCTTCCCGTCGTCGCCGACTTCGGCGGCCGGCGACGACGCGTACGAGACGACGATCGGCCGCGGGCCCTTGCCGGACGAGCCGGAGAACTGCTTGGTGTAGGCCTCTTCCCAGCCGCTGACCACCTTGACGCCGTTGGCCTTCAGCTTCGTCCAG
Protein-coding sequences here:
- a CDS encoding ABC transporter ATP-binding protein, whose product is MALSVRDLTVHYGSFAAVRDARLDIADGEVLALLGPSGSGKSTLLRAITGLEPSARGSVSWDGEDLGAVPVHRRGFGLVFQDGQLFAHRDVAANIAFGLRMHGVPRSAWAPRVAELLELVGLSGFERRRVTELSGGQAQRVALARALAPEPRLLLLDEPLSGLDAGLREQLAIDLADLLRRSKITALLVTHDQEEAFTLADRVAVLDAGEVRQEGAVRRVWRNPADDDVARFLGVTTFLDAVAAGGNVHTELGELGLPDVGDGPVRLGLRPHALRVATSGVDGEVVAAVHRREHVRLVVKLADSTVDAVAPAASDLRAGDAVKLELDPDGVALVG
- a CDS encoding iron ABC transporter permease produces the protein MAPIGFLVVFFAWPVLAIIGRGFAAGGLDVVLGDARTWQLAGFTVASAAASTVVAVLAGLPVAFLLARVRLPGVGLARTLVLVPFVLPTVVVGLAFRALWPDGGVLPIVLANAFFNVAVVARTVAGLWARLDSRTTDAARALGASPWRAFRSVTLPALAPAIASAAAVVFLFCATSFGVVLILGGARYRTLETEIYLRTVDLLDLSGAAALSLIQFAAVVAALVLGGLARRRKEGARIGSGGARPPRGGEWWVVGAAGVVLASLVTPIVALLAESVSTEDGWSLAGYRALTSTGEKGALQVSGWDAALNSLKVAIDATLLAMVVGVLASVVLVALRRSPARTARGLGETMDAVLMLPLGVSAVTVGFGYLVTLDALPGDLRTSPYLVPLAQALVIIPLIVRMVLPVLRSVDVRLRQAASTLGASPLRVWREIDLPLTLRPLVAAAGFGFVVALGEFGATSFLARPTAPTLPVAVATLMARPGELNNQMAYAACALLMLVTVLAVVLIDRLGRGGVGEF